In Bifidobacterium sp. ESL0775, the following are encoded in one genomic region:
- a CDS encoding MerR family transcriptional regulator, whose amino-acid sequence MATNVNHMASSAAGSLPDSVAQTHNSSRGSVQSVDLVQGELFSETGDEDVTRGYRGTVASKVAGITYRQLDYWARKQIVVPSITPSHGSGSRRLYSFKDVLILAVSKKLLDTGVNLQNVTAAIAFLSRHKTAELEHMTIICDGQDVKECESGDEVLRLIDQGTAVFAVSVGKLWHQVEQDLENEKYVDVTPTSETASALPISPIDDIAAARMREKLEAQRLERQLQH is encoded by the coding sequence ATGGCAACGAACGTCAATCACATGGCGTCATCCGCCGCTGGTTCCTTGCCTGATTCCGTTGCTCAGACGCATAATTCGTCGCGCGGATCCGTTCAGTCGGTCGATCTGGTGCAGGGGGAGTTGTTCTCCGAAACCGGTGACGAGGATGTGACGAGAGGCTATCGTGGGACTGTTGCCTCGAAGGTGGCCGGCATCACCTACCGCCAGCTCGATTACTGGGCGCGCAAGCAGATCGTCGTCCCCTCCATCACGCCCTCGCATGGGTCTGGCTCGCGTAGGCTTTACTCCTTCAAGGACGTCCTCATCCTCGCCGTTTCCAAGAAACTGCTGGACACGGGCGTCAACCTGCAGAACGTCACCGCGGCCATCGCTTTCCTCTCGCGCCACAAGACTGCTGAACTCGAGCACATGACCATCATCTGCGACGGCCAGGATGTCAAGGAATGCGAGAGCGGCGACGAGGTGTTGAGATTGATCGACCAGGGCACGGCCGTGTTCGCGGTTTCGGTGGGGAAGTTGTGGCACCAGGTCGAACAGGACCTGGAGAACGAGAAATACGTCGACGTGACGCCTACGTCCGAGACGGCCTCCGCATTGCCCATCTCGCCCATCGACGATATCGCCGCCGCCAGAATGCGCGAGAAGCTCGAGGCCCAACGTCTCGAACGCCAGCTGCAGCATTGA
- a CDS encoding FHA domain-containing protein: MTNPIPSAGETTIIGLPAVNIPVTSAGDRPLTQEDLDTITKLSPGSALLISTRGAVSGSRYLLDEDEVSVGRDPHADILLDDSTVSRAHAVFRRVGDTFEVVDAGSLNGTYVNRQRVDRATLHNGDEIMIGKFRLVFFAPNAAPVK; the protein is encoded by the coding sequence ATGACTAATCCGATTCCAAGCGCGGGAGAGACGACCATTATCGGCCTGCCCGCTGTCAATATCCCTGTCACCTCCGCTGGAGACCGTCCGCTGACGCAGGAGGACCTCGACACCATCACCAAGCTTTCGCCGGGTTCGGCGTTGCTGATTTCCACCAGGGGAGCGGTGTCCGGCTCGCGTTACCTGCTCGATGAGGACGAGGTCAGCGTCGGCCGCGACCCTCATGCGGACATCCTGCTGGACGATTCCACGGTCTCCCGTGCCCACGCGGTGTTTCGTCGTGTTGGCGACACTTTCGAGGTGGTCGATGCCGGCAGCCTTAACGGCACGTATGTCAACCGCCAGCGCGTCGATCGCGCGACGCTCCACAACGGTGACGAGATCATGATAGGGAAGTTCCGTCTCGTGTTCTTCGCACCGAACGCCGCGCCCGTGAAGTGA
- a CDS encoding DUF881 domain-containing protein, protein MEHNKTHDILNRMHIQHAQDKENDRTDTGSFPVVRKKPPRQIGGGIASRLMTSLLIVFLCAFLGFGYAIQLNNKTSSYETMSEEELTRLISETSTQVQNLQQRKTELTGQLNSLKAAADKQQEAQRIAKENEDTSGILSGRLPAEGKGVIITISQGSKENIDAATMFQLLEELRNAGVEVMALDNVRVVTSTYVTDTKKGLECDGQKLKTPYTVKAIGDPQNLQNAVNIAGGVGSRFKVKFGADVTVTPSDSVDISETRDVGQYQYAKTVE, encoded by the coding sequence ATGGAACACAACAAGACGCATGACATCCTGAACCGCATGCACATCCAGCATGCGCAGGATAAGGAGAACGACCGGACCGACACCGGTTCCTTCCCCGTGGTCAGGAAAAAACCGCCACGCCAAATCGGGGGAGGCATCGCCTCGCGGCTCATGACCAGCCTGCTCATCGTGTTTCTGTGCGCGTTTCTCGGCTTTGGTTATGCCATCCAGCTCAACAACAAGACCTCGAGCTATGAGACGATGAGCGAGGAGGAACTCACCCGGCTCATCAGCGAGACGAGTACACAGGTCCAGAACCTCCAGCAGCGCAAGACCGAGCTCACCGGCCAGCTCAACTCGCTCAAGGCCGCCGCGGACAAGCAGCAGGAGGCCCAGCGCATCGCCAAGGAGAACGAGGACACCAGCGGCATTCTCTCCGGCAGGTTGCCGGCCGAAGGTAAGGGCGTCATCATCACCATCTCGCAGGGCTCCAAGGAGAACATCGACGCCGCGACCATGTTCCAGTTGCTGGAGGAGCTGCGCAACGCCGGCGTCGAAGTCATGGCCTTGGACAACGTGCGCGTGGTCACCTCCACCTACGTCACCGACACGAAAAAGGGCCTGGAATGCGACGGGCAGAAGCTCAAGACCCCGTATACCGTCAAGGCCATCGGCGACCCGCAGAACCTGCAGAACGCCGTCAACATCGCGGGCGGCGTCGGCTCGCGGTTCAAGGTGAAATTCGGCGCCGACGTCACCGTGACACCCTCGGATAGTGTAGATATCAGCGAGACTCGCGACGTTGGACAATATCAGTACGCGAAAACGGTAGAATAG
- a CDS encoding RNA polymerase-binding protein RbpA → MAERSLRGMSIGAKSLESDENVDFAARTDVTYVCPKGHRTILPFAEGAEVPAEWECRCGEVAKRDDADPDEIDEIKKPTRTHWDMLMERRTEDELKELLDKRLKMHREGWFPDYE, encoded by the coding sequence ATGGCGGAACGCAGCCTGCGCGGTATGAGTATCGGAGCCAAATCACTCGAATCCGATGAAAATGTTGATTTTGCGGCAAGGACCGATGTGACGTACGTATGCCCGAAAGGCCATCGTACGATTCTTCCGTTCGCCGAAGGCGCCGAGGTTCCTGCGGAATGGGAATGCCGTTGCGGCGAGGTCGCCAAGCGCGACGATGCCGATCCGGACGAGATCGACGAGATCAAGAAGCCGACACGTACGCATTGGGACATGCTTATGGAACGCCGCACTGAAGACGAGCTCAAGGAACTGCTTGACAAACGCTTGAAGATGCATCGCGAAGGCTGGTTCCCGGATTACGAGTGA